Proteins from a genomic interval of Undibacterium parvum:
- a CDS encoding DUF1800 domain-containing protein, whose translation MSVLFQRRVRCALSCVTLGLLVACSTASKPHTARPLPAVAAAPAIVKTVAPVYAAPGATLQAAKVDPDKLLNRISWGANASTSAALQTLGMDLYLDQQLHRPSAVLPATIQAQIDGMTIGQQPFAQMMVALEAQKEAAVQKKGSDDTLRKAYQQELNRLAREAASRSLLRAVYSPAQLQEQMVWFWMNHFNISNQKQNLRAMLGDFEEQAIRPYALENFRDLLRATVMHPAMLRYLDNEHNAVGRINENYARELMELHTMGVGSGYSQNDVQELARVLTGVGINLSSSAPHLRPELQKAYVRKGLFEFNPKRHDFGDKQLLGKRIRGRGLAELDETINLLSRQPATARFISRKLALYFVSDSPSPALIEGMAQSFLRSDGDIPSVLKTMFETPEFAASLGLKFKDPLHYVIASVRLAYDGASIVNTLPMLNWLNSLGQQSNGHQTPDGYSLEESSWASPAQMASRFDIAKTIAAGSPGLFRSENSELKVAAKDLPRPALANSEYVKNWVKKFSPQSQQALQQAGSPQEWAAFFLASPEMMRR comes from the coding sequence ATGTCAGTTCTATTTCAGCGGCGCGTGCGCTGTGCCCTCAGTTGTGTCACTTTGGGCCTGTTGGTGGCCTGCAGTACGGCCAGCAAACCGCACACCGCACGCCCCTTGCCGGCTGTTGCGGCAGCGCCCGCCATCGTCAAAACCGTCGCGCCCGTTTATGCTGCGCCTGGCGCTACCCTGCAAGCGGCTAAAGTCGACCCTGACAAACTCTTGAACCGGATTAGCTGGGGCGCGAACGCCTCCACCTCCGCTGCCTTGCAGACGCTAGGCATGGATCTGTATCTGGATCAACAATTACATCGCCCTAGCGCCGTCTTGCCAGCGACGATACAGGCGCAGATTGATGGCATGACGATAGGCCAGCAGCCGTTTGCGCAAATGATGGTCGCGCTGGAAGCGCAAAAAGAAGCGGCGGTGCAAAAGAAAGGCAGCGATGACACGCTACGCAAAGCCTATCAACAAGAGTTGAACCGACTGGCGCGTGAAGCGGCCTCGCGCTCCTTGCTGCGTGCCGTGTATTCGCCCGCGCAATTGCAAGAGCAGATGGTGTGGTTCTGGATGAATCACTTCAATATCTCGAATCAAAAACAAAATCTGCGTGCCATGCTGGGTGACTTTGAAGAACAGGCGATACGCCCCTATGCCTTAGAGAATTTCCGCGATTTATTACGCGCCACCGTGATGCATCCGGCCATGTTGCGCTATCTCGACAATGAGCATAATGCAGTCGGCCGTATCAACGAAAATTATGCGCGTGAACTGATGGAATTGCACACCATGGGCGTAGGCAGTGGTTACAGTCAAAACGATGTGCAGGAATTGGCTCGCGTCTTGACCGGCGTGGGTATTAATCTCAGTTCAAGCGCACCGCATTTGCGTCCTGAGCTGCAAAAGGCCTACGTCAGAAAAGGCTTGTTCGAATTTAATCCCAAACGCCATGATTTTGGCGACAAACAGTTGCTAGGCAAGCGCATACGCGGACGTGGTTTGGCGGAGTTGGATGAGACCATCAATTTACTCAGCAGGCAGCCAGCGACCGCACGTTTCATTAGCCGAAAATTGGCGCTGTATTTTGTCTCGGATAGCCCCAGCCCGGCTTTGATTGAAGGCATGGCACAGAGTTTTCTACGCAGCGACGGCGATATCCCGTCGGTGCTCAAAACCATGTTCGAAACCCCAGAATTTGCCGCCTCACTAGGCCTTAAATTTAAAGACCCGCTGCATTATGTGATTGCAAGCGTACGACTGGCTTACGATGGCGCTAGTATCGTCAATACCTTGCCCATGCTGAATTGGTTGAATAGTCTAGGACAGCAAAGCAACGGGCACCAGACGCCAGATGGTTACTCTTTGGAGGAAAGCAGTTGGGCTAGCCCGGCGCAAATGGCCAGCCGTTTCGATATCGCCAAAACCATCGCCGCTGGCAGTCCGGGGCTATTTCGTAGTGAAAATTCAGAGCTAAAGGTCGCTGCGAAAGATTTGCCACGTCCCGCTCTGGCAAATTCTGAGTATGTGAAAAATTGGGTGAAAAAATTTAGCCCGCAGTCTCAGCAGGCGCTACAGCAAGCCGGTTCGCCGCAAGAATGGGCCGCATTTTTTCTGGCAAGCCCAGAGATGATGCGGCGTTAA
- a CDS encoding DUF1501 domain-containing protein codes for MNRRELLKAAAALSASTLSSRLLAAPATQNKLLMVFLRGAYDASNLLIPTSSNFYYEARPNIAIAKPSESLDSALLLDADWGLHPALRTSIYPMFQKGEAAFIPFAGTDDVSRSHFETQDSIELGQPLNTTRNLHSGFLNRLAAQLNGAAAMSFTDQLPLIMQGSQQIANAGLRVKGKNSMDARQSAIISAMYGQTGLAQQVSEGFAVRDEVMRSQQQAEQNEMMQADRNALSTKGFELEARRVAKLMRDKYALGFIDVGGWDTHVNQGGASGALANKFEELGRGLAAYQQEMGTSWRNTTVVVISEFGRTFRENGKRGTDHGHGSVYWVLGGGIKGGRIVGEQVRLEPGKLFQNRDYPVLNEYRAVLGGLFSGIFGLNEKQLQEIFVGVKARDFGLI; via the coding sequence ATGAATCGACGTGAACTACTCAAGGCTGCAGCCGCACTCAGTGCCAGCACGCTTAGCAGCCGTTTGTTGGCCGCGCCTGCAACCCAGAATAAGTTGTTGATGGTGTTTTTACGCGGCGCTTACGATGCCAGCAATCTATTAATCCCGACCTCAAGTAATTTTTACTATGAGGCCAGACCAAATATCGCCATCGCCAAACCGAGTGAGTCGCTAGACAGTGCCTTATTACTGGATGCCGATTGGGGCCTGCATCCAGCCCTGCGTACCAGCATCTACCCGATGTTCCAAAAAGGCGAGGCGGCGTTTATCCCGTTTGCCGGCACCGATGATGTATCGCGCAGCCATTTTGAAACTCAAGACAGCATAGAGTTGGGGCAGCCACTCAATACTACCCGCAACTTACATTCGGGATTTTTAAACCGGCTGGCAGCGCAACTCAATGGTGCGGCAGCGATGTCATTCACCGATCAATTACCTTTGATTATGCAAGGCAGTCAGCAGATTGCTAATGCGGGCTTGCGAGTAAAAGGTAAAAATTCTATGGATGCGCGGCAAAGCGCCATCATCAGCGCTATGTATGGGCAAACAGGGCTGGCACAACAAGTGAGCGAGGGATTTGCGGTGCGTGATGAGGTAATGCGCAGCCAGCAGCAAGCCGAGCAAAATGAAATGATGCAGGCAGACCGGAATGCGCTCTCGACCAAGGGCTTTGAGTTGGAAGCACGACGGGTCGCCAAATTGATGCGCGATAAGTATGCGCTGGGCTTTATCGATGTCGGCGGTTGGGATACCCATGTCAATCAGGGCGGAGCAAGCGGGGCGCTGGCGAATAAGTTTGAAGAACTTGGCCGTGGTCTGGCCGCTTATCAGCAAGAAATGGGGACGAGCTGGCGCAATACCACGGTGGTGGTAATCAGTGAATTTGGCCGCACCTTTCGCGAAAATGGCAAGCGCGGCACCGACCACGGGCATGGTAGCGTGTACTGGGTGCTGGGTGGCGGCATCAAGGGCGGCCGCATCGTCGGTGAGCAAGTCAGGCTAGAGCCGGGCAAGCTCTTTCAAAACCGCGATTACCCGGTCTTGAACGAATATCGCGCCGTGCTGGGCGGTCTGTTTTCCGGGATTTTCGGTTTGAATGAAAAACAATTACAAGAAATTTTTGTAGGGGTGAAAGCGCGTGATTTCGGCTTGATTTAA
- a CDS encoding M20 family peptidase, with product MLKRIFLFVVMLLLILVAVLGFNTLRHTSKQIAVTPPVVLSLDQDAVAQRLATALRFQTISHQGQPDAAIAEFKKMHAHMQQAFPLIHSKLKRETVGAASLLYTWQGSDSKAKPLLLMAHQDVVPIAVATEANWQQPPFDGVIKDGYIWGRGSWDDKGNLFAIMEAVETLLASGFQPRQTIYLGFGHDEEVGGLQGGQAIAALLQSRAIQLDYVLDEGLLITEGILKGLDQSAALIGIAEKGYATLELSLDATPGHSSMPPQKTAIGMMSLALARLEEQQFPAQIQGVALDMFETIAPEMNGVNRILLSNLWLFRPLVQRELVKGGSTNAMLRTTTALTVVHAGNKDNVLPGHIEASVNFRTLPGDTQATVLQHVKQVVANEAIKLKTAAGNSEPSRVSPIDSAAYRRLNTTIREVFANTIVAPGLMLGATDSRYFDGLSENIFKFSPVRASADDLPRFHGTNERISVKNYAEMIRFYHQLLTNGNRVAAQ from the coding sequence ATGCTGAAACGAATTTTTCTATTTGTAGTGATGTTGTTGCTGATCCTGGTGGCTGTGCTGGGCTTTAATACGCTACGCCACACATCGAAACAAATTGCGGTGACGCCGCCCGTGGTGCTGAGTTTGGATCAGGATGCAGTGGCGCAGCGTTTGGCTACAGCGCTACGTTTTCAAACGATTTCGCATCAGGGCCAGCCCGATGCGGCCATCGCAGAATTCAAAAAAATGCATGCGCATATGCAGCAGGCTTTTCCCTTAATCCACAGCAAACTTAAACGCGAAACTGTGGGCGCGGCAAGTTTGCTGTACACCTGGCAAGGCAGTGATTCCAAGGCCAAGCCCTTACTCTTAATGGCGCATCAGGATGTGGTGCCTATCGCCGTAGCGACCGAAGCAAACTGGCAACAGCCGCCGTTTGATGGCGTCATCAAAGACGGCTATATCTGGGGTCGTGGCTCCTGGGATGATAAGGGTAATTTATTCGCGATCATGGAAGCAGTAGAAACGCTGCTGGCAAGCGGCTTTCAACCGCGTCAGACCATCTATCTGGGCTTCGGTCATGATGAAGAAGTGGGCGGCCTGCAAGGTGGACAGGCCATCGCTGCGCTATTGCAGTCGCGTGCGATCCAGCTCGACTACGTGCTGGACGAGGGTTTGCTGATTACCGAAGGCATACTCAAAGGCCTGGACCAATCAGCCGCTCTGATCGGTATCGCGGAAAAAGGCTATGCAACGCTAGAGCTGAGTCTGGATGCCACGCCTGGACACTCTTCCATGCCGCCGCAAAAGACCGCGATAGGCATGATGAGTCTGGCTTTGGCGCGGCTAGAGGAACAGCAATTTCCGGCCCAGATACAGGGTGTTGCACTTGATATGTTTGAGACTATCGCGCCTGAGATGAATGGTGTGAACCGGATCTTGCTGTCGAATCTATGGCTATTTCGGCCTCTGGTGCAGCGTGAGTTAGTTAAAGGCGGCAGCACCAACGCGATGCTGCGCACCACCACCGCACTGACCGTGGTACATGCAGGCAATAAAGATAATGTCTTACCCGGACATATCGAAGCGAGCGTGAATTTCCGCACTTTGCCGGGCGATACCCAGGCCACGGTGCTACAGCATGTGAAACAGGTGGTGGCAAATGAGGCGATTAAGCTCAAGACCGCAGCGGGGAATTCCGAACCATCACGCGTCTCGCCTATCGATAGCGCCGCCTATCGCCGGCTCAATACCACGATACGCGAAGTATTTGCCAATACCATCGTGGCGCCTGGGCTAATGTTAGGTGCCACCGATTCGCGCTATTTTGATGGTTTGAGTGAAAATATCTTCAAATTCTCTCCGGTGCGCGCCAGCGCAGACGATTTACCACGCTTTCATGGTACAAATGAAAGAATATCTGTTAAGAACTACGCAGAGATGATAAGGTTTTATCACCAGTTACTGACGAACGGTAATCGGGTCGCTGCTCAGTGA
- a CDS encoding DUF1161 domain-containing protein, whose amino-acid sequence MMKKAILASSLMLLSATSWAATTSCEDLKTKIETKLAGKGVSNYSLEVAPKGTETKERVVGNCDGGKNIIIYHKTAAKKAAA is encoded by the coding sequence ATGATGAAAAAAGCTATTTTGGCAAGCAGTCTGATGCTGTTATCCGCCACCAGTTGGGCTGCAACGACGTCCTGTGAGGATTTAAAAACGAAAATTGAGACGAAACTGGCAGGCAAGGGCGTCAGCAATTACAGTTTGGAAGTCGCACCCAAAGGCACAGAAACCAAAGAGCGCGTGGTCGGCAATTGCGACGGCGGAAAAAACATCATCATTTATCACAAGACTGCCGCGAAAAAAGCTGCAGCCTGA
- a CDS encoding nuclear transport factor 2 family protein, giving the protein MHNNAALIEKFYTAFQQLDAETMALCYADDVQFSDPVFPNLQGNEAADMWRMLTSKAQDFSLVFDGITADEKKGQAHWIATYTFSQTGSIVVNDIQASFVFRNGRIIRHTDHFDLWKWARQALGIKGVLLGWTPLVKNAVRAQAAKGLKIFRSKRS; this is encoded by the coding sequence ATGCATAACAATGCCGCCTTAATTGAAAAATTTTATACCGCCTTTCAACAGCTAGACGCCGAGACCATGGCGCTCTGTTACGCCGACGACGTACAATTTTCCGACCCGGTTTTTCCGAATTTGCAGGGTAATGAGGCGGCCGATATGTGGCGCATGTTGACTAGCAAAGCGCAAGATTTCTCGCTGGTGTTTGACGGCATTACGGCGGACGAAAAAAAAGGCCAGGCGCACTGGATCGCCACGTATACGTTTTCGCAAACCGGAAGCATCGTGGTCAACGATATCCAAGCAAGCTTTGTGTTCAGAAACGGCAGAATTATTCGCCACACAGATCACTTCGATTTATGGAAATGGGCCCGTCAGGCGCTAGGAATCAAGGGAGTACTCTTGGGTTGGACGCCGCTGGTAAAAAACGCTGTGCGGGCGCAGGCGGCTAAAGGATTGAAGATATTTCGTAGTAAGCGTAGCTAA
- a CDS encoding DMT family transporter — translation MLSGILAALAAGLLWGLVFITPLLLPDYPGLILSFGRYTAFGLIALLPAWFDRQRIARLRRQDWLAALKLALVGNVIYYAALASAIQLADAPLPTMLIGTLPVVIAICSNWSPQHASEGIAWKKLALPLLCIFIGLMLVNAAELRHLDGQRSLSQYLQGGLIALLAVAAWTWYPIMNARYMKVYTHISASTWATAQGLMTLPLALLGLAGYALFAQLYAAPGGYAFPLGSAPAKFIAAMLILGFAASWLGTLFWNHASKKLPTSLAGQLIVFETLSALLYTFILRGEFPAKQILLGVCLLCLGVALAVRAFKQQH, via the coding sequence ATGTTAAGCGGCATCTTGGCCGCACTCGCTGCTGGCTTGCTTTGGGGTCTGGTTTTCATCACGCCTTTATTATTGCCCGATTACCCTGGCCTGATTTTATCGTTTGGCCGGTATACCGCATTTGGCCTGATCGCCCTGCTTCCGGCTTGGTTCGATCGCCAGCGCATTGCGCGCTTACGTAGACAGGATTGGCTGGCGGCACTCAAGCTGGCACTGGTCGGCAATGTGATTTATTACGCTGCCTTGGCAAGCGCCATACAATTGGCGGACGCGCCCTTGCCAACCATGTTGATCGGCACGCTGCCAGTGGTGATCGCGATATGCTCGAATTGGTCACCGCAGCACGCCAGCGAGGGCATCGCCTGGAAAAAACTGGCACTGCCCTTATTGTGTATTTTTATAGGTCTGATGCTGGTCAATGCGGCCGAATTACGCCATCTGGATGGCCAGCGTAGCCTGAGCCAATATCTGCAGGGCGGGTTGATCGCACTGTTGGCAGTGGCCGCCTGGACCTGGTATCCGATCATGAATGCGCGTTACATGAAGGTCTACACGCATATTAGTGCCAGCACCTGGGCCACCGCTCAGGGTTTGATGACACTGCCGCTGGCGCTGCTAGGTCTAGCGGGCTACGCCTTGTTTGCCCAACTGTATGCGGCACCGGGTGGCTATGCTTTTCCCTTGGGCAGCGCGCCGGCTAAATTTATCGCGGCGATGTTGATCTTGGGCTTTGCCGCCTCCTGGTTGGGCACGCTATTCTGGAATCACGCCAGTAAAAAATTGCCGACTAGCCTGGCTGGACAACTAATCGTGTTTGAAACTTTGTCTGCTCTGCTGTACACGTTTATCTTGCGCGGCGAGTTCCCGGCGAAGCAGATACTACTAGGGGTATGCCTATTGTGCCTGGGGGTTGCGCTTGCAGTACGTGCGTTTAAACAGCAACATTAA
- a CDS encoding PAS domain S-box protein encodes MLQPGIPDNEVARLAELRSLCVLDTPSEERFERITRSAQLLFGVPIVLISLIDQDRQWFKSKQGLDASQTPRNVSFCGHAILQDPIFVVENADLDPRFADNPLVTAAPFVKFYAGVPLNGPNGYKLGTLCLIAHSPRSLSARELAALKDFAAWAETELALSYHQQRALDCESKLVNVLENVADAIITVDLNDRIQALNTATLAMFNYTEESLLGRNIKSLLTESYHSTSEGFIQNYRRVNQAKMADPRREMIGKRSDGSHFAIAISISEMQLLVEKKLCYLVIIREISELKLAEQKLQDSIQLFNTLMNSTTSYVHVRDLQGRYLYVNKEYERIFHCSNADILGKSYLDVLPLELAEKVAVSERLLIEKGLTLQTENNVQGEDGTHTYLVVRSPLFDLEGKITGTCGVGTDITDNKRLEQKTIKALASLRASEERWKFALEGSGDGVWDWDIPSGKVQLSKRWKEMLGHSEAEIGDALTEWSSRVHPEDMPAVMADVEANLDGITNSFSNEHRVLCKDGSYLWILDRGMVVQRAADGAALRMVGTHTDISQRKQMERIKSEFISTVSHELRTPVTSIRGALGLLEAGILGTLPDKALELIKVANRNSQRLITLVNDILDMDKLLSGQMTIASVSVNLKDLIAQSIEANAAYAASYQVRYRMEQTSLNGIAIGDPDRLMQVLANLLSNAAKFSPPGAEIEIRLAEAEAYWRVEVEDHGSGIPLDFQSRIFEAFAQAESDNTRQQGGTGLGLNISKKLIGKMGGEIGYVTQPGLGTCFWFTVPRP; translated from the coding sequence ATGCTGCAACCAGGCATACCGGATAACGAAGTCGCGCGGCTGGCAGAGCTACGCTCACTGTGCGTGCTCGATACCCCGAGCGAAGAGCGCTTTGAGCGCATCACGCGTAGCGCGCAACTCTTGTTTGGCGTGCCCATCGTGCTGATTTCTCTGATCGATCAAGATAGGCAGTGGTTCAAGTCAAAACAAGGGCTAGACGCCAGCCAAACTCCGCGCAATGTCTCTTTTTGCGGACACGCGATCCTGCAGGATCCCATCTTTGTGGTGGAAAACGCCGACCTTGATCCGCGCTTTGCCGACAATCCCCTAGTCACCGCCGCCCCTTTTGTTAAATTTTATGCGGGCGTGCCATTAAATGGACCGAACGGCTACAAACTCGGCACTTTATGTCTGATCGCGCACAGCCCACGCAGCCTCAGCGCGCGCGAGCTAGCGGCACTCAAAGACTTCGCAGCCTGGGCCGAAACTGAGCTGGCCCTGAGCTATCATCAGCAACGTGCTTTAGACTGCGAATCCAAACTCGTTAACGTCCTGGAAAACGTCGCTGATGCGATCATCACGGTGGACCTGAACGATAGAATACAGGCGCTCAACACGGCCACGCTGGCGATGTTTAACTATACGGAAGAGAGCTTGCTAGGCCGCAATATTAAGAGCTTACTGACCGAGTCTTATCACAGCACCAGCGAAGGGTTCATACAAAACTACCGCCGCGTCAATCAGGCCAAGATGGCTGATCCACGCCGTGAAATGATAGGCAAGCGCAGTGACGGCAGCCACTTCGCCATCGCCATTTCCATCAGTGAAATGCAGCTATTGGTTGAGAAAAAATTGTGTTACCTGGTGATCATACGAGAGATTTCCGAACTCAAACTGGCGGAACAAAAACTCCAGGACAGCATTCAGTTATTTAACACCCTGATGAATAGCACCACCTCCTACGTGCATGTACGCGATTTGCAGGGCCGTTATCTGTATGTGAATAAGGAATACGAACGCATTTTTCATTGCAGCAATGCCGATATTCTAGGTAAGAGCTATCTTGATGTGCTGCCCTTGGAATTGGCAGAAAAAGTAGCAGTGAGCGAGCGCCTGCTGATCGAGAAAGGGCTCACGCTACAGACCGAAAATAACGTGCAAGGCGAAGATGGCACGCATACTTATCTGGTGGTTAGATCGCCCTTATTTGATCTCGAAGGGAAGATTACCGGCACCTGCGGCGTTGGCACCGACATCACGGACAACAAGCGTTTAGAACAAAAAACCATCAAGGCACTGGCTTCTTTGCGCGCCAGTGAAGAGCGCTGGAAGTTTGCGCTGGAAGGCAGCGGCGATGGGGTCTGGGATTGGGATATTCCTAGCGGTAAAGTGCAACTCTCAAAACGCTGGAAAGAAATGCTAGGCCACAGCGAAGCAGAAATCGGTGATGCTTTGACAGAATGGTCGAGCCGGGTTCATCCGGAAGACATGCCCGCCGTGATGGCTGATGTAGAGGCAAATCTGGACGGCATAACCAATAGCTTTTCGAACGAGCATAGGGTCTTGTGCAAAGACGGCAGCTATTTGTGGATACTTGATCGCGGCATGGTGGTGCAACGCGCTGCCGATGGTGCTGCTTTACGCATGGTCGGCACCCACACCGATATCTCGCAACGCAAACAAATGGAGCGTATCAAATCCGAGTTTATCTCCACTGTCAGTCATGAGTTGCGTACACCGGTCACCTCCATCCGTGGCGCTCTGGGTTTACTGGAAGCGGGCATACTCGGCACTTTACCGGACAAGGCCTTAGAGTTGATCAAGGTCGCGAATCGCAATAGCCAGCGTTTAATTACCCTGGTCAACGATATTCTGGATATGGATAAACTACTTTCAGGGCAAATGACGATCGCCAGTGTCAGCGTCAATCTGAAGGACTTGATCGCCCAGTCTATCGAGGCCAATGCCGCTTATGCGGCCAGCTATCAGGTGCGTTATCGGATGGAACAGACTAGCCTGAACGGCATCGCCATCGGTGACCCGGATAGGCTGATGCAAGTGTTGGCGAATTTACTCTCGAATGCGGCTAAATTCTCCCCACCCGGGGCTGAGATAGAAATCCGTCTGGCAGAGGCCGAAGCCTACTGGCGGGTCGAAGTCGAAGACCACGGCAGCGGCATACCATTAGATTTTCAAAGTCGTATTTTCGAGGCTTTTGCGCAAGCCGAAAGCGACAATACCCGCCAGCAGGGCGGCACCGGCCTGGGTCTCAATATCAGTAAAAAACTGATAGGAAAAATGGGCGGTGAAATCGGCTATGTGACGCAGCCAGGTCTGGGCACCTGTTTCTGGTTCACCGTGCCCCGTCCCTAA
- a CDS encoding LytR/AlgR family response regulator transcription factor: MPTALIVDDETPMREQLKSRLAEVWPELQIVAEAANGIAALEQAQLHAPDIIFLDIRMPGKNGIEAARTLAQQAQIVFVTAYDEYAIQAFEQGAMDYLLKPVDAERLASTCRRLQQRLAAVASAAPSTHPGAAPQSEQMEQLLQQLLQHSQAHKTDYLRWIQASVGASLRMISTKEVLFFRSDEKYTRVQTEAAEYLIRKSLKELEDELNPDEFWRIHRSCIVNVQAISEVTRDFRGRQLVQLKGHPEKLEVSRNHLHLFQQM, encoded by the coding sequence ATGCCGACCGCCCTGATCGTCGATGACGAAACCCCGATGCGCGAGCAACTCAAGAGCCGCCTGGCCGAGGTCTGGCCAGAGTTGCAGATCGTGGCGGAGGCGGCCAATGGCATCGCCGCACTCGAACAAGCGCAGTTGCATGCGCCCGACATCATCTTTCTCGATATCCGTATGCCGGGTAAAAACGGCATAGAGGCGGCCCGCACTTTAGCGCAACAAGCGCAGATCGTGTTCGTCACCGCTTACGATGAATACGCGATTCAGGCTTTCGAGCAAGGTGCTATGGATTACCTGTTGAAACCGGTCGATGCGGAACGCTTAGCCAGCACTTGTCGCCGCCTGCAACAAAGACTGGCTGCCGTCGCCAGCGCCGCGCCGAGTACACATCCAGGCGCTGCCCCGCAATCCGAACAAATGGAACAATTACTCCAGCAATTGCTGCAACATAGCCAGGCACATAAAACCGATTATCTGCGCTGGATACAGGCCAGTGTCGGCGCCAGTTTGCGCATGATCAGCACCAAAGAAGTCTTATTTTTTCGCTCTGACGAAAAATATACCCGGGTACAGACCGAGGCCGCCGAATATCTGATACGCAAGTCGCTCAAAGAGCTGGAAGATGAACTCAATCCAGATGAATTTTGGCGCATACACCGCTCTTGCATCGTCAACGTGCAAGCCATCAGCGAAGTGACACGCGATTTCCGCGGCCGCCAATTAGTGCAATTAAAAGGCCACCCCGAGAAATTAGAAGTGAGCCGCAATCATCTGCATCTATTTCAACAAATGTAA
- a CDS encoding sensor histidine kinase — MHKSNENKVLNFTLDVCETARVLWWRFFDWLAVVSWLHLILICFLVFLITGPIGFGPLGGLFFWGSIVIKSVAGGKRKAELAASAAITRADVEALERRLLEAQMAALQAQIEPHFLFNTLALIGQLIETDQAQAAKIHAALILYLRAALPQMRDKNSSSLGQQVEMSRAYLNIMQARMGERLSTSIEVAPELALAAFPAMMLQTLVENSIKHGLEPKVAGGHITIQAIRLDNDLQVTVTDDGVGFNLHADDGIGLSNIRERLKILYGSRAQLIVEAPANGGARVSIRLPLN, encoded by the coding sequence ATGCATAAGTCTAACGAGAATAAAGTTTTAAATTTCACCCTGGATGTGTGCGAGACCGCGCGCGTCTTATGGTGGCGCTTCTTCGACTGGTTGGCGGTGGTCTCATGGTTGCACCTGATCCTGATTTGCTTTCTGGTGTTTCTGATTACCGGCCCTATCGGTTTTGGCCCTTTGGGCGGCTTGTTCTTCTGGGGCTCTATCGTCATCAAGAGTGTGGCTGGCGGCAAGCGTAAGGCCGAGTTGGCAGCCAGTGCCGCCATCACGCGGGCCGATGTAGAAGCCTTGGAGCGACGTTTGCTGGAAGCGCAAATGGCGGCCTTGCAGGCACAGATAGAGCCGCATTTTTTATTTAATACCCTGGCGCTGATCGGCCAGTTAATCGAAACCGATCAGGCCCAGGCGGCCAAAATTCATGCCGCCTTAATCCTGTATTTGCGCGCCGCCTTGCCGCAGATGCGTGACAAAAACAGTAGTAGTCTGGGGCAGCAAGTGGAGATGTCACGTGCCTATCTGAACATCATGCAAGCTCGCATGGGAGAGCGTCTCAGCACCAGTATTGAGGTCGCACCTGAGTTAGCACTGGCGGCTTTTCCAGCGATGATGTTGCAGACCCTGGTAGAAAATTCGATTAAACACGGGCTAGAACCAAAAGTAGCTGGCGGCCATATTACGATACAGGCGATCCGTCTCGACAACGATCTGCAAGTGACGGTCACTGACGATGGGGTAGGCTTTAATCTGCATGCCGATGACGGCATAGGCTTGTCGAATATCCGCGAACGCCTCAAAATACTCTACGGCAGCCGTGCGCAATTGATAGTCGAAGCGCCGGCCAATGGCGGTGCACGCGTCAGCATACGTCTGCCACTCAATTAA
- a CDS encoding SH3 domain-containing protein, whose product MLTSLLKFAALLLTVTLMACSPKFDWREVRGSDAPFTILMPAKAASFSRLMELDGVNLNLHMTAADAGGVSFAVGYAKVNESSKIPGVLAAMQAGMLKNIRATSSKPRQSDGSEIEAIGQLQNGQTVKLLGRFVARGNWVYQVVIIGPEKALNADVVDTFLTSFKAG is encoded by the coding sequence GTGCTGACTTCTCTCCTTAAATTCGCAGCCCTGCTCCTGACAGTGACGCTGATGGCCTGTTCTCCTAAGTTTGACTGGCGCGAAGTGCGTGGTAGCGATGCCCCGTTTACCATCCTAATGCCCGCCAAAGCGGCTTCGTTCTCGCGTCTGATGGAACTCGATGGCGTCAATCTGAATCTGCACATGACCGCCGCCGATGCGGGCGGCGTGAGTTTTGCGGTCGGTTATGCCAAAGTCAATGAGAGCAGCAAAATACCCGGGGTGCTCGCCGCGATGCAAGCGGGCATGTTGAAAAACATACGCGCCACCAGTAGCAAGCCACGTCAATCAGATGGCAGTGAAATCGAGGCGATCGGCCAACTCCAAAATGGCCAAACGGTCAAACTACTAGGGCGTTTTGTGGCCCGTGGTAACTGGGTGTATCAGGTCGTCATCATAGGCCCGGAAAAAGCGCTGAACGCCGACGTGGTCGATACCTTTCTGACCTCCTTCAAAGCAGGATAG